From the Anopheles stephensi strain Indian chromosome X, UCI_ANSTEP_V1.0, whole genome shotgun sequence genome, the window TCGCTTGGGTATCTTGCAGATATCTTGAAGAAGGGTTTAAGCACGTTTGCTGATACATCTAGCCAGAAGAATGGGTTTCATTTCGATAGATACATTTACATTAATGTGCGAACATGAACGCAGTTTTAATATGATATAACTTCCTTAACCTGTCGCTCAACTTCGCCACAAACCTCTACCAACTGTGTGAGGATCGGGTTTAAAGTGTAACAAGAACGCATCACCTGTTTATCGTTgtacgatttttgttttcacacctctgtccttttttttaaagctttagGACAAGCAAGAAACAGTTTAATGATGAATGGAATGGTTAAGAAACGTAACGCGATAGACTACTGaattctttttaaaaaaattaacaacaatCAACCATCTCCTAACGATGTCCGAACATAGAATTACCATATTTTGCTTTGAACGTGGGTTTTCTACGCGTACCCCAACTGTCAACAATTTTGTTGACACTAAGCGTGACGCTTGGTGTtgactgctactactactcgTCGAGTGCATTTCGAGCACTTCGGTTCGTTTCGGTCGGTTGTCTCTTTCCGTGTGACGGTTTCGGCTTTTGTGCCTTTTGCTGTCTAGTTCTGGCTGTGCTACCTACTAACACTAGCACTAGTAGTTGCCCCCTTTTTTgcatcactcactcactgatCCGTTGTACATTTATATACAATGCGATGGAGATAACGATTCAAAGGATGGAGCGCGTTTCTATTAATtgtctcactcgctctctctctctctctctctctctctctctctctctcaattgTCAATTTCGGGTGAAAGCGAAACAACTTTGCACTCACTTGCGTCCGTTCGGCAAGTGAAGAAAATTGCCTTTGTCGTAATTAGTTTTACCTGCCTTCATGGTCTCCGTGTCTGTGgttggtgtatgtgtgggaaCAGGTTTTTGGCGCACGCTGTTTGCTATCGCAATCGAGATCTACTCAAGTACTCTAGCAGAACGAGCTACCTAGAACACTAGCCGgtagtgtgtgttttgctttctctGCGCTCGGTATCCTACATTCACAGTGACTTCCTTTCGAGTCGTGTGATCGCTCTCTGGTTCAGCTGGAGCAGCAGTTGCTTGTGTCGAGTTTGGAGTGGTTGCAAGATTGGTACAGATTCTGCTTTAGCGGCGCGATTTGTAAAGCAGATTGTCCAGGTTGAGCTTGTTCTTGTTCGGCAGTGGTGCACCGTGGCCCGGCCGGCCCCAGAACGAGCTCCACGTCTCGAAGTGCTGCCGGCTCGTCTCGAACTCCATCGCCCGCACCGTTTCCACCTTCCGCTGCTTCTGGCTCATCTGATTGCACAGGTCGGTCAGGTAGCCGTCGTCGGTGCGCCGGGCCAGACTACTACGTAGCGttgacagtgtgtgtgtgtgagagcgagTGGAAGGTGTACAATGGAtgtgtgaagaagaagaaaaagaacagaTGTATGTATGAGGATTGTCAAAACAGCAGGACACACCCCTGACCAACAGTGCAGGATGTGGATCTCTACTAAGGAGAATCGTCAGGAATTCTTGCACAGTCTGAAAGTTGTTGGAGCAATTTTTGAATGCTTGATGAGTGCTTAAGAGAGTGGGGCGGGGGGTGGTGGGGATGTATGTTTGGACAGGTTGGGCAGAAGGGTGTGGTTTGATACGGCTAGACGGCTCTACTACCACTATTACCCGTTTGCGGTGTACTTATCGATCTTGGTGACGTCGGTTGTGCCGAGGCTGATGGGACGTGGTTGGGAGCGCCGTTTGGCGAGCAGTGGCACCAACTCCACGCCACCTGTTATCATACAGTTGCGCGTCGGCGGAACCCGCCCGCCATTGCGCCGCCCACCCCCCGCCCCtgcctgttgttgctgttgttgctgttgctgctgttgctggcttTGATTGCAGAGCCTTGGAACACGTGGTCCGGcttgtggcggtggtggtggtggtggtggtgccggcAGAGCCTGCAAACCTGGTGCAGTTGCAGGTGGTGATGGGTGATACTTGATCGCATCCCGGCCCGCACCCGCACTGCCGCCCACAGCAGGGGCCTGCTCCAGGCTATTGCTGATGCACTGACAGACGCACCGTGAGCAGCAGTTGGAGAAGCGCTTCAGGAAGCGATTctcctcctccagctggcGCTGCATCCTGTTCACCAGCTCCAGGTCTAGATCCTGCAGCGTCTCCTTGTTCGTCCAGCCCATCGACTTCATGAAGTTGTGGCCAACGTTCTTCGGCGGACGCCACGGTTTCCCGCCCGGGCCCGGCTTCCCCCAAGGGCCACCGTTCGGCCGGCTTGCGCCACCACCCGCTTGCGGTTGACATTCGGCCAGCTCGGAGCTGCGCGTCTTACGCGCCCGGTTTTCCTTCTCCGCCACGATCCGGTCCAGCTCTGCCCGGTACGTTTGCTTCTGGGCCGGCGACGTCTTGTACCGCAGCTCGTTATCCACGTGGTACCGGTTGGCGTCGTTAAAGCTGATGATCGGATCGTCCGTCAGGCCGGTCACGATCTGCCCGGATGCGCTACGGATCGGTGCTCCACCACCGCCCGCACCGACACCCCGCGTACGTCCCACCGACACCGGGTTCCGGAGATCCTGCGGATAATGGACACGGACAACATCAAAACGCACTCAGTACGGGAACACACTCAGGATACTTACTTGCGGAAGGATACTTACATTCTTCGTCTCCGGATACAGACCCTGCAGCTGTATGTTGCGCATGCGAATCGTATCGTTCGGTGCGCCGCCCCCCTTCCGGCCCCACGGCGAGTAACGCTCCATCACTTCCCGGTACTGGAAGAGTGGAAACTTTGTCGATGAATATTTAGTTCCTTCGGGCTAGAATCGCTGAACTTTTGGATGCAACACAACGCAACAGGAAGGAATCGCGGAGAAACGATAATAACGGGTTGTGGAAGGAGAACACGGGAGATGTGACAGCAGTTTCGGCAGGAATGTCTTTCCTTGGACGACTCAAATACCTACACAAATTCTGGCAAAACTTTCCAAGGACAATTGGGCTGTATTGTTTTAAGTGAAATACTCTTCTGCTGCAACGTTTGACATCTTGCTTGACTTCTGCCAGTATCGCACCACAAGTAGCCAACGAATGCCTTCAGCGGTCGGGAGGAAACCTAACGAAGGGTAGACAAGATGGCGGAGAATCCAAGGAAAACGGTGGAAAGCCCTTGAATGTTTCGATCTAGCAAGTTTCGTCCGTTTCCCGCATACCCGCACACTAGGAAACTTTTTGAGTGAGCGTCAAATGCTGGAAGGACACAGACACAATTGGTCCTTATCTAGTCTTTATCGGATCGATACACCTTCCGCATTGCACTGCGTGCGTTACGAGGACTAATCCAACCGAAAACCACGCTTTATTGGAAACTAAACCAAAACGACACTAATCCACCAGTGTGGATATATCTTCCGCGTAGTATACATATCCGCAATGACAAATGATTTATGTCAAATCATCATGATTACACCCGTCGATTCCTGCTCGGGACAGTAAGGTAAGGTAGGGCATGGTTTAACCCGTAAAACAGTACACAACGCCAGTTACCCTACCTTGGAAGCCCCACACAACCCCTGCCTTGCAGTAGTAGTAGGTTCATAAAACAGTAAACAAGCTCACGAAGGACGACCGACGCGTGCGAAACCCCAATGGGCATGGTCGGTTGGTTTGGCAAATGACAACCCGTCACGGATTCACCGCGTGCACGACCCATCATCTGCAAATGTGTGTCATCCCGGTATAAAATATATATACTTCGCTAAGCGCTACAAGCCCCGATGCGCTAGGCAGTTTCCCTCCACCCCTTAAGTTAGGCAagtaatttgtttgtttacctcTAACCTGCTTTTGGACGTTATGCCCGCTTGGTGTTTGAAATCAGGCCACAAAAACCACCGCAAACTATGTTCCGGAAGGTCATTACAGAATCGAGGGAAAACGAAAATGGTGGAGTGAGCGACACGCTTGTTTGGTTGTCACGCGTTGTCGTTGTCGGATTTCGGCAGGGTAAGGGatggaataaattatttatcgaACTATATTGGGAGCCCCCCTCCAAAAAATAGAGGGTAATCAATAAACCAATCGGTTAATGTGGAATGTTCTATCCTGCTCGATAGCATCAACGGTTGTTGTTTAGCAGAAGCGTAGTAATTTGtcatccaatttttttttttttttcggtggagaAACCTCATTATGTCCTTCCGTATGGAGTTGGGTGGTTGAGTGGCAGGGTAAAGGGAGGGGCGTGGAGGGGATGGTAAGCATGGGTAACTACTTTGCTTTCTTGTGTATACATTCGCTGGAAGTGTATTACTCCAACATCGACAATCTCTGCGTCTTATTAGGAGTACGAAAGCGCCTGGAAGTATGCAAAATCACTCCTTTTTTAGATCCAGGTTTTGATACGAGATACTCATACTTCCTTGGGGCGGTCTGATGGTAGAGGTGATAACCGCGCCcgtcttcactcggcaggaccagggttcaaatcccatccagaccgcctccccgtacatatagggctgactaccttattacgggtaaaattaagcttaacagaaagccagaaatggcaggccgagacctttcgaggttgtagtgccaaggaagaagaagaagacagaTACTTCCAGGCGCTCGCATTATTCGTAAAATCAAAACGCGAGGAAGTGACATTGCTTGTGTGCATTGTTGGCATTGATTTTGTAGTGTAACGGTGTTTAACCTTTGCTTCACACTAGTATCAGTCCAAGAGATGTAGTCtctagcagcagtagtagtaggtaGTATCAGTAGGTTGAGTGGATGCGCACGGATTGCGGTTGCTTGATGTGTTATTGCTGCTGATTGCTTTTAACAGCCAAGAGAAGCCAGATTCGGTATGGACAACAAGAAACCCAAACACGCCTTGAATGGTCGCGAATAGACGAAACGGTTCAGTTACTTCCGATCGTTATTCGTCACCCTTGCAAGCCTTTCTGAAGCACCGATTAGCTTTTCCCGTGAactgcgcctaaatg encodes:
- the LOC118515953 gene encoding uncharacterized protein LOC118515953 isoform X3 translates to MTSRNPSDHPIFWCDELKRFERKRIADESLRDWKNRKLIERRSRAKEQSHYREVMERYSPWGRKGGGAPNDTIRMRNIQLQGLYPETKNVSILPQDLRNPVSVGRTRGVGAGGGGAPIRSASGQIVTGLTDDPIISFNDANRYHVDNELRYKTSPAQKQTYRAELDRIVAEKENRARKTRSSELAECQPQAGGGASRPNGGPWGKPGPGGKPWRPPKNVGHNFMKSMGWTNKETLQDLDLELVNRMQRQLEEENRFLKRFSNCCSRCVCQCISNSLEQAPAVGGSAGAGRDAIKYHPSPPATAPGLQALPAPPPPPPPPQAGPRVPRLCNQSQQQQQQQQQQQQAGAGGGRRNGGRVPPTRNCMITGGVELVPLLAKRRSQPRPISLGTTDVTKIDKYTANGSLARRTDDGYLTDLCNQMSQKQRKVETVRAMEFETSRQHFETWSSFWGRPGHGAPLPNKNKLNLDNLLYKSRR
- the LOC118515953 gene encoding uncharacterized protein LOC118515953 isoform X2 codes for the protein MTSRNPSDHPIFWCDELKRFERKRIADESLRDWKNRKLIERRSRAKEQSHFPLFQYREVMERYSPWGRKGGGAPNDTIRMRNIQLQGLYPETKNVSILPQDLRNPVSVGRTRGVGAGGGGAPIRSASGQIVTGLTDDPIISFNDANRYHVDNELRYKTSPAQKQTYRAELDRIVAEKENRARKTRSSELAECQPQAGGGASRPNGGPWGKPGPGGKPWRPPKNVGHNFMKSMGWTNKETLQDLDLELVNRMQRQLEEENRFLKRFSNCCSRCVCQCISNSLEQAPAVGGSAGAGRDAIKYHPSPPATAPGLQALPAPPPPPPPPQAGPRVPRLCNQSQQQQQQQQQQQQAGAGGGRRNGGRVPPTRNCMITGGVELVPLLAKRRSQPRPISLGTTDVTKIDKYTANGLARRTDDGYLTDLCNQMSQKQRKVETVRAMEFETSRQHFETWSSFWGRPGHGAPLPNKNKLNLDNLLYKSRR
- the LOC118515953 gene encoding uncharacterized protein LOC118515953 isoform X1, which codes for MTSRNPSDHPIFWCDELKRFERKRIADESLRDWKNRKLIERRSRAKEQSHFPLFQYREVMERYSPWGRKGGGAPNDTIRMRNIQLQGLYPETKNVSILPQDLRNPVSVGRTRGVGAGGGGAPIRSASGQIVTGLTDDPIISFNDANRYHVDNELRYKTSPAQKQTYRAELDRIVAEKENRARKTRSSELAECQPQAGGGASRPNGGPWGKPGPGGKPWRPPKNVGHNFMKSMGWTNKETLQDLDLELVNRMQRQLEEENRFLKRFSNCCSRCVCQCISNSLEQAPAVGGSAGAGRDAIKYHPSPPATAPGLQALPAPPPPPPPPQAGPRVPRLCNQSQQQQQQQQQQQQAGAGGGRRNGGRVPPTRNCMITGGVELVPLLAKRRSQPRPISLGTTDVTKIDKYTANGSLARRTDDGYLTDLCNQMSQKQRKVETVRAMEFETSRQHFETWSSFWGRPGHGAPLPNKNKLNLDNLLYKSRR
- the LOC118515953 gene encoding uncharacterized protein LOC118515953 isoform X5, with translation MTSRNPSDHPIFWCDELKRFERKRIADESLRDWKNRKLIERRSRAKEQSHYREVMERYSPWGRKGGGAPNDTIRMRNIQLQGLYPETKNDLRNPVSVGRTRGVGAGGGGAPIRSASGQIVTGLTDDPIISFNDANRYHVDNELRYKTSPAQKQTYRAELDRIVAEKENRARKTRSSELAECQPQAGGGASRPNGGPWGKPGPGGKPWRPPKNVGHNFMKSMGWTNKETLQDLDLELVNRMQRQLEEENRFLKRFSNCCSRCVCQCISNSLEQAPAVGGSAGAGRDAIKYHPSPPATAPGLQALPAPPPPPPPPQAGPRVPRLCNQSQQQQQQQQQQQQAGAGGGRRNGGRVPPTRNCMITGGVELVPLLAKRRSQPRPISLGTTDVTKIDKYTANGSLARRTDDGYLTDLCNQMSQKQRKVETVRAMEFETSRQHFETWSSFWGRPGHGAPLPNKNKLNLDNLLYKSRR
- the LOC118515953 gene encoding uncharacterized protein LOC118515953 isoform X6; translated protein: MERYSPWGRKGGGAPNDTIRMRNIQLQGLYPETKNVSILPQDLRNPVSVGRTRGVGAGGGGAPIRSASGQIVTGLTDDPIISFNDANRYHVDNELRYKTSPAQKQTYRAELDRIVAEKENRARKTRSSELAECQPQAGGGASRPNGGPWGKPGPGGKPWRPPKNVGHNFMKSMGWTNKETLQDLDLELVNRMQRQLEEENRFLKRFSNCCSRCVCQCISNSLEQAPAVGGSAGAGRDAIKYHPSPPATAPGLQALPAPPPPPPPPQAGPRVPRLCNQSQQQQQQQQQQQQAGAGGGRRNGGRVPPTRNCMITGGVELVPLLAKRRSQPRPISLGTTDVTKIDKYTANGSLARRTDDGYLTDLCNQMSQKQRKVETVRAMEFETSRQHFETWSSFWGRPGHGAPLPNKNKLNLDNLLYKSRR
- the LOC118515953 gene encoding uncharacterized protein LOC118515953 isoform X4 produces the protein MTSRNPSDHPIFWCDELKRFERKRIADESLRDWKNRKLIERRSRAKEQSHFPLFQYREVMERYSPWGRKGGGAPNDTIRMRNIQLQGLYPETKNDLRNPVSVGRTRGVGAGGGGAPIRSASGQIVTGLTDDPIISFNDANRYHVDNELRYKTSPAQKQTYRAELDRIVAEKENRARKTRSSELAECQPQAGGGASRPNGGPWGKPGPGGKPWRPPKNVGHNFMKSMGWTNKETLQDLDLELVNRMQRQLEEENRFLKRFSNCCSRCVCQCISNSLEQAPAVGGSAGAGRDAIKYHPSPPATAPGLQALPAPPPPPPPPQAGPRVPRLCNQSQQQQQQQQQQQQAGAGGGRRNGGRVPPTRNCMITGGVELVPLLAKRRSQPRPISLGTTDVTKIDKYTANGSLARRTDDGYLTDLCNQMSQKQRKVETVRAMEFETSRQHFETWSSFWGRPGHGAPLPNKNKLNLDNLLYKSRR